A portion of the Nitrospira sp. genome contains these proteins:
- a CDS encoding glycerate kinase: MTIRLPKSPVSSLLTRALRRAIEIVEGGAAVRRAVGRHGEVLTIASRRVDLRRYERLVVLGAGKATASMARAVEPLLGNRLQGGLVVVKYGHAVPTRRITICEAGHPYPDLAGFYAARRLMRLASGLSERDLLIVLLSGGASSLLPAPVSGISLSDKRRVTRRLVRSGASIQDINTVRKHLSALKGGWLADMTSARIVTLILSDVLGDDISAIASGPTAPDPTTFRQSVDCLKRHRLWASLPTSVRRHLDRGLRGAVADTPKPGAPCFRRVVNVVIGSGALAVAEAARAVREAGLKTVIHPSWLTGEARLAGTEFGAMARTILRCGMPVRRPCCVIAGGETTVTVKGRGLGGRAQEFAAAAAQAIAGLPDVWIAAVGTDGTDGPTDVAGALVSGQTAAQARRWGIDLDAALKQNNSYPVLKRLGAHIITGPTGTNVNDLYVLLVL; the protein is encoded by the coding sequence ATGACGATCCGACTGCCAAAATCTCCTGTCAGTTCCCTGCTCACACGGGCGCTCAGACGAGCGATCGAAATCGTGGAAGGCGGGGCTGCCGTCCGACGAGCGGTCGGCCGGCATGGTGAGGTGCTGACGATCGCATCCCGCCGAGTGGACCTTCGACGGTATGAACGGCTGGTCGTGCTCGGCGCGGGAAAGGCTACGGCGTCGATGGCCCGCGCGGTGGAGCCCTTGTTGGGAAATCGGCTGCAGGGTGGACTCGTGGTCGTCAAGTACGGACATGCGGTTCCGACCAGACGCATCACGATATGCGAAGCCGGCCATCCCTATCCGGACCTCGCAGGATTCTACGCCGCTCGCCGGTTGATGCGGCTTGCTTCCGGGCTGTCGGAGCGTGATCTGTTGATCGTCTTGCTCTCGGGCGGAGCCTCCAGTCTGTTGCCGGCGCCGGTGTCCGGTATCAGTTTGTCCGACAAACGACGCGTGACCAGACGACTGGTGCGAAGCGGAGCGAGCATCCAGGACATCAACACCGTCCGCAAACATCTTTCGGCGCTCAAGGGAGGATGGCTTGCAGACATGACCTCCGCCAGGATCGTCACCCTGATCCTTTCCGATGTGCTCGGCGATGACATCAGCGCCATTGCTTCCGGTCCGACGGCTCCCGACCCCACCACCTTTCGCCAATCGGTCGACTGTTTGAAGCGCCATCGGCTCTGGGCTTCTCTACCGACCTCGGTCCGCAGGCATTTGGACAGGGGGCTTCGCGGCGCAGTGGCGGATACGCCGAAGCCGGGCGCACCCTGCTTCCGGCGGGTAGTCAATGTGGTGATCGGGAGTGGTGCCCTGGCCGTCGCGGAGGCGGCGCGTGCCGTTCGAGAGGCCGGCCTCAAGACCGTGATCCATCCGAGTTGGTTGACCGGTGAAGCCCGTCTGGCAGGAACAGAATTTGGGGCCATGGCGAGGACTATTCTGCGATGCGGCATGCCGGTTCGCAGACCCTGCTGTGTGATCGCCGGAGGAGAAACGACGGTGACCGTGAAGGGACGGGGACTGGGAGGCCGGGCGCAGGAGTTTGCCGCTGCGGCCGCGCAGGCCATTGCCGGGCTTCCGGACGTGTGGATTGCGGCGGTGGGTACCGACGGCACCGACGGCCCGACCGATGTGGCCGGAGCGCTCGTGAGCGGACAGACGGCGGCGCAGGCACGTCGATGGGGCATTGACCTTGACGCCGCGCTGAAGCAGAACAATAGTTATCCGGTGCTGAAGCGTCTGGGAGCCCACATCATCACCGGCCCCACCGGCACCAACGTCAACGACCTTTACGTGCTCCTGGTCTTGTAG
- a CDS encoding lytic transglycosylase domain-containing protein: MTRLRRGFLYVLPLLIGATLVSSLGARGESDSTAMKDVTPRPGANGELERDLPPSEVIDSQNEPEDRLVILPEIKREGERFFLSSFKLPDKLTFAGQPVPLDNWQVRERIEYEFYQFLEDQGESIILAKRMGRCFPPAEKQLAEAGLPDDLKYMLLVESKCIAAAYSRAKASGPWQFIPSTGRRYRLKSDSVRDDRRNLEMSTEAAVKYLKYLKDFQQNDWFLAMASYNAGEERVRKLLKDQKVNDYWRMHGPRETMRYVPRIIAAKEIYSQPEKYLGLSKKDLYLPLETETVTVTVKESQRALTSIAEEFGTYYLELRMLNPEFKKDVLPHGVYQIRVPRQTCPSRCFKQEKTP; the protein is encoded by the coding sequence ATGACACGGTTGCGTCGCGGGTTCCTGTACGTGCTGCCGCTCCTGATCGGTGCGACACTAGTATCTTCGCTCGGTGCCCGGGGTGAGTCTGACTCTACCGCAATGAAGGACGTGACGCCGCGCCCCGGCGCCAACGGGGAGCTGGAGCGCGATCTTCCTCCGAGTGAGGTCATCGACAGTCAAAACGAGCCGGAAGATCGTCTGGTTATCCTGCCGGAAATCAAGCGTGAAGGAGAGCGGTTTTTCTTGAGTTCGTTCAAGCTGCCCGACAAATTGACGTTTGCGGGGCAACCGGTTCCTCTGGACAACTGGCAAGTCCGCGAGCGCATCGAGTATGAGTTCTACCAGTTCCTCGAGGATCAGGGAGAGAGCATTATCCTCGCCAAGCGTATGGGGCGCTGTTTCCCTCCGGCAGAGAAACAACTCGCGGAAGCGGGATTACCGGACGATCTCAAGTACATGCTGCTGGTCGAGAGCAAGTGCATCGCCGCCGCCTACTCGCGGGCGAAAGCCTCCGGTCCTTGGCAATTCATCCCGTCGACCGGGCGGCGATATCGGCTCAAGAGCGATTCCGTCCGCGATGATCGGCGGAACTTGGAAATGTCCACGGAAGCTGCCGTGAAATACCTCAAGTACCTGAAGGATTTCCAGCAGAACGATTGGTTTCTGGCTATGGCCTCCTACAACGCCGGCGAGGAACGGGTCCGCAAACTCCTGAAGGATCAGAAAGTCAACGACTATTGGCGAATGCACGGCCCTCGGGAAACCATGCGCTATGTTCCCCGGATCATCGCGGCCAAGGAAATCTATTCCCAGCCGGAGAAATATCTGGGGTTGAGCAAGAAGGACCTGTATCTCCCGCTGGAAACTGAAACGGTCACCGTGACGGTGAAAGAGTCTCAACGGGCGCTCACGTCCATCGCTGAGGAGTTCGGCACATATTATCTGGAATTACGAATGTTGAATCCCGAATTCAAGAAGGATGTGCTTCCGCACGGGGTCTATCAGATCCGAGTCCCACGTCAGACCTGCCCGAGTCGCTGCTTCAAGCAGGAGAAAACTCCGTAA
- a CDS encoding uracil-DNA glycosylase translates to MRSLTVLNNRIASCTACPRLVDYRQAIARTKRRQFREWTYWGRPVPGFGDPKGRLYVLGLAPAAHGGNRTGRIFTGDRSGDWLYEALHRFGFANQALSQHQSDGLTLSDAYIGATIRCAPPHNKPAPEEIAACRTFLRQELRLLQNMKVVVALGKIAFDHYLKTCRQEGLRLPSPLPAFGHARAYRMPWHVTLVGSYHPSQQNTFTGKLTRPMFHRVFRLAKQIIDNRLRRPVT, encoded by the coding sequence ATGCGCTCGCTCACGGTGCTGAACAATCGGATCGCGTCCTGTACAGCATGCCCGCGACTGGTCGACTATCGGCAGGCGATCGCCCGGACAAAGCGAAGACAGTTCCGTGAGTGGACCTATTGGGGTCGACCGGTCCCGGGATTTGGCGACCCGAAGGGACGACTGTACGTGCTGGGACTGGCTCCTGCTGCCCACGGAGGGAACAGAACCGGGCGGATCTTTACCGGAGATCGCAGCGGGGACTGGCTGTACGAGGCATTGCATCGCTTCGGGTTCGCGAACCAGGCGCTCTCTCAGCATCAATCCGACGGCCTCACGTTGTCGGATGCCTACATCGGCGCCACGATCCGCTGCGCACCGCCTCACAACAAACCTGCGCCGGAGGAAATCGCTGCTTGTCGGACCTTCCTTCGTCAGGAACTCCGGCTGCTGCAGAACATGAAGGTGGTCGTCGCTCTGGGCAAGATCGCCTTCGATCATTACTTAAAGACCTGCAGGCAAGAGGGGCTCAGACTTCCTTCCCCCCTCCCGGCCTTCGGCCATGCGCGGGCCTATCGCATGCCCTGGCACGTCACGCTGGTCGGATCCTATCATCCAAGCCAGCAGAATACGTTTACCGGCAAGCTGACGAGACCCATGTTCCATAGGGTCTTTCGTTTGGCCAAACAGATCATCGACAATCGCCTGCGCAGGCCAGTGACCTGA